A genome region from Arachis duranensis cultivar V14167 chromosome 8, aradu.V14167.gnm2.J7QH, whole genome shotgun sequence includes the following:
- the LOC107463478 gene encoding uncharacterized protein At5g39865: MGCVSSNLLNHEDDFAQLGTSALGVGHHIVSLTSTTYGLLTLDPPSSTTTPSTLSEPPEVINSWELMEGLDADSFRFSPLPLPPPKPKPKPSSKKENLDPFERICPPSGENRVVIYTTTLRGVRSTFEACCAVRTAFEAFGVSFCERDVSMDSGFKQELRDLLKGKEREETVPPRVFVKGFYVGGAEEMLRAAEEGLLGELLEGLPRKKMGAVCDGCGDMRFLPCFRCNGSCKTAVLLKEEGHKGRTVVIKCAHCNENGLVVCPICS, encoded by the coding sequence ATGGGATGCGTATCTTCAAACCTCCTCAACCATGAAGACGACTTCGCCCAGCTGGGTACCTCCGCACTCGGCGTTGGCCACCACATCGTGTCCCTCACATCCACCACCTATGGCCTCCTCACTCTTGACCCAccctcctccaccaccaccccTTCCACCCTGTCCGAACCTCCAGAGGTCATCAACTCCTGGGAGCTGATGGAAGGCCTCGACGCCGACAGCTTCCGCTTCTCTCCACTCCCACTCCCTCCCCCAAAACCCAAACCCAAACCCTCCTCTAAGAAAGAGAACCTGGACCCCTTCGAGAGGATATGCCCTCCCAGCGGCGAGAACAGAGTGGTGATCTACACCACCACCTTGAGGGGAGTGAGGAGCACCTTCGAGGCCTGCTGCGCTGTTAGGACGGCTTTCGAGGCCTTCGGGGTGTCCTTCTGCGAGCGTGACGTGTCCATGGACAGCGGCTTCAAGCAGGAGCTGAGGGACCTTCTGAAGGGGAAGGAGAGGGAGGAAACGGTGCCTCCCAGGGTGTTCGTCAAGGGCTTCTATGTGGGTGGCGCCGAGGAGATGCTGAGGGCGGCGGAGGAGGGGCTGCTGGGGGAGCTGTTGGAAGGCCTTCCGAGGAAGAAGATGGGTGCTGTGTGTGACGGCTGTGGGGACATGAGGTTCTTGCCCTGTTTCCGGTGCAACGGCAGCTGCAAGACAGCGGTGCTCCTCAAGGAAGAAGGCCACAAGGGGAGGACAGTTGTCATCAAGTGTGCTCATTGCAATGAGAATGGCTTAGTGGTATGCCCAATTTGTAGCTGA
- the LOC107463468 gene encoding uncharacterized protein LOC107463468, protein MTDRSATPSTNPTNAELLAANATLLAKNQRMAELLEAMQNNDEQKTNKKVNTDQHEEHQSESNAKTGETNSKATRRRTNPFSEEIMSFKMPKGFTLPMTLTPYKGIGDPKIHVTKFESMMFLNSDSDPILCRYFPTFLYGAALLWFSNLPAGSITSFDEFAKLFINYFAASKIYVRDSDYLSTIKQEQHKSLKEYMMRFTEAAMQIPDLNPEVQLHAIKSGLRPKKIQEAIAVARLKTLEEF, encoded by the coding sequence ATGACGGACCGGTCAGCAACGCCTTCGACCAATCCAACCAATGCCGAACTATTAGCTGCGAATGCCACCTTGCTTGCGAAAAACCAGCGAATGGCCGAGCTGTTGGAGGCCATGCAGAACAACGACGAACAGAAAAccaacaagaaagtaaatactGACCAACATGAGGAGCACCAGTCGGAATCAAACGCAAAGACGGGGGAAACCAACTCCAAAGCAACAAGACGACGAACAAACCCCTTTTCAGAAGAAATAATGAGCTTTAAAATGCCCAAAGGCTTTACACTCCCAATGACTCTAACGCCGTACAAGGGGATCGGAGATCCTAAAATCCATGTTACAAAATTTGAATCAATGATGTTTCTCAATAGTGACTCCGATCCCATCTTGTGCCGATATTTTCCTACCTTTTTATATGGAGCTGCTTTATTATGGTTTTCTAACTTGCCTGCAGGATCAATAACAAGCTTTGACGAGTTTGCCAAATTGTTCATAAACTACTTCGCAGCATCTAAAATCTACGTACGAGACTCGGATTACCTCAGCACAATCAAACAAGAACAACACAAAAGCTTAAAGGAGTACATGATGCGATTCACAGAAGCTGCTATGCAAATCCCCGACCTTAACCCTGAAGTACAGCTGCACGCCATCAAAAGCGGTCTCCGCCCCAAAAAAATTCAGGAGGCAATTGCAGTGGCAAGACTGAAGACCCTGGAAGAATTCTGA